A single window of Rhipicephalus microplus isolate Deutch F79 chromosome 5, USDA_Rmic, whole genome shotgun sequence DNA harbors:
- the LOC142817406 gene encoding uncharacterized protein LOC142817406, with protein MKAVLAHDVQVLYSLHGRKGKRAFVNLRLCRLVTDVICQKAGCDQAEALNFIKRWLPGSGDRCGGRKRRFRETFVVEQPDDPHSQSADYRLLAAAGFLPSHSSQGLHSTTVTVPPTQPDLQ; from the exons atgaaggctgtattggcacatgacgtgcaagtgctgtacagccttcatggcagaaaagggaaaagggcctttgtgaacctgaggctctgtagattagtgacag atgtcatctgccaaaaagcagggtgcgaccaggcggaggccctcaactttattaagaggtggctgccagggtctggtgatcgctgtgggggcaggaagcggcgcttcagagaaacaTTTGTTGtagagcagcccgatgatccccactctcagagtgcagattatcggctgctcgcggcagctggcttcctgcccagccacagcagccagggccttcacagtaccactgtcactgtgcccccaacgcaacctgacctgcagtag